From the Anas platyrhynchos isolate ZD024472 breed Pekin duck chromosome 27, IASCAAS_PekinDuck_T2T, whole genome shotgun sequence genome, one window contains:
- the GPR37L1 gene encoding G-protein coupled receptor 37-like 1: MPSPPSPVLLLLALLGTMAMRGTAGQPGGRTLPRTAPEVRLRRGTVEDSKSVQQYVPGVRVEFPRPINSASLHPTKALVPSSTDPAEQQRGVPTDGQGVEPRANLTTVSDRRLQIQNPLYPVTESSYSAYAVMFLSLIVFAMGIIGNLSVMCIVWHNYYMKSAWNSILASLAFWDFLILFFCLPVVIFNEITKKRLLGDISCRIVPFMEVSSLGVTTFSLCALGIDRFHAATSPQASARPIERCQSIIAKLAVIWVGSMTLSVPEILLWQLAQDTSPVSGAVSEYCTMRPSAALPESVYSLVLTYQNARMWWYFGCYFCLPVLFTVSCQLVTRRVGGGEKKKAESRGTKHGQCEKHLNCTIIGLAVVYGLCAIPENVCNIVVAYMSPDMSKQTLDLLGLINQFFLFFKCSVTPVLLLCLCRPLGQAFMDCCCCCCEGCGPDAASSEGSADSKLKTEMSSSIFFDKPRESPPPLLALGTPC; encoded by the exons ATGCCTTCGCCTCCTTCACCcgtcctcctgctgctggcactgctggggaCCATGGCGATGCGAGGCACGGCCGGGCAGCCTGGGGGTAGGACGCTGCCCCGCACGGCCCCGGAGGTGCGGCTGCGCCGGGGCACGGTGGAGGACTCGAAATCGGTGCAGCAATACGTGCCGGGGGTGCGCGTGGAGTTCCCCCGGCCCATCAACTCCGCCAGCCTGCACCCCACCAAGGCCCTGGTGCCCTCCAGCACCGACCCCGCGGAGCAGCAGCGAGGGGTCCCCACGGACGGGCAGGGGGTCGAGCCCCGAGCCAACCTCACCACGGTGTCCGACAGGAGGCTGCAAATCCAGAACCCGCTGTACCCGGTGACGGAGAGCTCGTACAGCGCCTACGCCGTCATGTTCCTGTCCCTCATCGTCTTCGCCATGGGCATCATCGGGAACCTGTCCGTGATGTGCATCGTGTGGCACAACTACTACATGAAGAGCGCCTGGAACTCCatcctggccagcctggccttcTGGGATttcctcatcctcttcttcTGCCTGCCCGTGGTCATCTTCAACGAGATCACCAAGAAGAGGCTGCTGGGGGACATCTCGTGCCGCATCGTGCCCTTCATGGAG GTGTCATCGCTGGGAGTCACCACCTTCAGCCTCTGCGCCCTGGGCATCGACCGGTTCCACGCGGCCACCAGCCCGCAGGCCAGCGCCCGGCCCATCGAGCGCTGCCAGTCCATCATCGCCAAGCTGGCCGTCATCTGGGTGGGCTCCATGACGCTCTCGGTGCCGGAGATCCTCCTCTGGCAGCTGGCGCAGGACACGTCGCCCGTGTCGGGGGCGGTGTCGGAGTACTGCACCATGAGGCCTTCGGCCGCGCTGCCCGAGTCCGTCTACTCCTTGGTGCTCACCTACCAAAACGCGCGGATGTGGTGGTATTTCGGCTGCTATTTCTGCCTGCCCGTCCTCTTCACCGTCAGCTGCCAGCTGGTGACCCGCCGGGTGGGCGGCGGGGAGAAGAAGAAGGCCGAGAGCCGAGGGACGAAGCATGGGCAGTGTGAGAAGCACCTCAACTGCACCATCATCGGGCTGGCCGTGGTCTACGGGCTCTGCGCCATCCCGGAGAACGTCTGCAACATCGTGGTGGCCTACATGTCCCCCGACATGTCCAAGCAGACCTTGGACCTGCTCGGCCTCATCAACcagttcttcctcttcttcaagTGCTCGGTGACCCCCgtcctgctcctctgcctctGCAGGCCCCTGGGCCAGGCCTTCAtggactgctgctgctgctgctgcgaggGCTGCGGCCCCGATGCCGCCTCCAGCGAGGGCAGCgctgacagcaagctgaaaacGGAGATGTCCTCCTCCATCTTCTTCGACAAGCCCCGGGAGTCCCCTCCGCCCCTGCTGGCCCTGGGCACGCCGTGCTAA